Proteins encoded together in one Pelagicoccus albus window:
- a CDS encoding vWA domain-containing protein, which produces MLNLPLVPPRNTLVAFAALASLTSPFAIANSQTEQEEDSPANFDSPTMEVVFVLDTTGSMSGLIAGAKQKIWQIADKLKSAKPTPNIRFGLIGYRDRGDDYITRTYPLSDNIDEVYGNLMQFQANGGGDEPESVNQALYEAVSQMQWDSDRSTLKTIFLVGDARPHMDYQDDVKYEVTCELAQAKGILINTIQCGSKSQTASFWRSISDMTNGTYAAIQQQGGTIVVETEWDPVINDLNIQLDSTIIPYGSLKEQSYARKNRSLLAGMSSSAIADRSNYLFKSGKSKVIAGSGDLVEMVMSGKLDYDKIEKDKLPPELQELDTSELKNLIEEKSAQRESIQDEIRDNLARRNAYVEEEMSKFSESDKEEVFELSAFEALEKQAVAAGYSF; this is translated from the coding sequence ATGCTTAACCTACCTCTCGTCCCCCCAAGAAACACCCTTGTCGCCTTCGCCGCTCTTGCCTCTCTCACGAGTCCTTTCGCAATCGCCAACAGCCAAACTGAGCAAGAGGAAGACTCACCGGCAAATTTCGACTCCCCGACCATGGAAGTTGTGTTCGTGCTTGATACGACCGGCTCCATGAGCGGCCTTATCGCCGGAGCCAAACAAAAGATCTGGCAAATAGCCGATAAGCTGAAGTCCGCCAAACCGACGCCCAACATCCGCTTCGGCCTCATCGGCTACCGGGATCGCGGAGACGACTACATTACCCGGACCTACCCACTTTCGGACAATATTGACGAGGTCTACGGCAACCTCATGCAATTTCAGGCCAACGGCGGAGGCGACGAACCGGAATCCGTTAACCAAGCCCTCTACGAAGCAGTCTCCCAAATGCAGTGGGACAGCGACCGAAGCACCCTGAAGACTATTTTCTTGGTCGGCGACGCCCGCCCGCACATGGACTACCAAGATGACGTGAAGTACGAGGTAACCTGCGAGCTCGCCCAAGCCAAGGGCATCTTGATCAACACGATCCAATGCGGAAGCAAAAGCCAAACCGCCTCATTTTGGAGATCCATTTCGGACATGACAAACGGGACCTATGCCGCCATCCAACAACAAGGCGGCACCATCGTAGTCGAAACGGAATGGGACCCGGTCATCAACGACCTCAATATTCAGCTCGACTCCACTATTATCCCCTACGGAAGCTTGAAAGAGCAAAGCTACGCTAGGAAAAACAGAAGCTTGCTCGCCGGTATGAGCAGCTCCGCCATCGCGGATCGCAGCAACTACTTGTTCAAATCGGGCAAAAGCAAAGTCATCGCTGGCTCCGGAGATCTCGTGGAAATGGTCATGAGCGGCAAATTGGATTACGACAAAATCGAGAAGGATAAACTGCCACCTGAACTCCAGGAACTAGATACTTCTGAGCTGAAAAATTTGATCGAAGAAAAATCTGCCCAACGCGAAAGCATCCAAGATGAGATCCGGGACAATCTCGCCCGCCGAAACGCGTATGTAGAAGAGGAAATGAGCAAGTTCAGCGAGTCCGACAAGGAGGAGGTTTTTGAACTCAGCGCCTTCGAAGCCTTGGAAAAACAAGCCGTAGCAGCCGGCTACTCTTTCTGA
- a CDS encoding VPDSG-CTERM sorting domain-containing protein, with protein sequence MKALIFTFSAILSIASLQSVSAIERGNQRDSDRRGDSNPSYHQDSEGCGDTFERNNIGRGNRNGRNGNNGRFPYAQNVPSPFPNEKPHDIQCGNVDPEPGRNPNPSRPSPNYGDKTPTHAVPDSGSTAALLGLAAIGLVAVRKRRNK encoded by the coding sequence ATGAAAGCCCTTATCTTCACTTTTTCTGCAATCCTCTCCATCGCTTCACTGCAAAGCGTATCCGCAATCGAGCGCGGCAACCAACGCGACTCAGATCGCCGCGGGGACTCCAACCCTAGCTACCACCAAGATTCCGAAGGCTGTGGCGATACCTTCGAGCGAAACAATATAGGACGCGGCAATAGAAACGGACGCAATGGCAATAACGGACGCTTCCCCTACGCCCAAAACGTTCCAAGTCCTTTCCCCAACGAAAAGCCACACGACATCCAATGCGGAAACGTCGACCCAGAGCCAGGACGAAACCCAAACCCGTCGCGCCCATCTCCAAACTACGGTGACAAAACCCCCACCCACGCTGTGCCCGACAGCGGATCAACTGCAGCACTCCTTGGGCTGGCTGCTATCGGACTTGTCGCTGTACGCAAGCGCCGCAACAAGTAA
- a CDS encoding VPDSG-CTERM sorting domain-containing protein: MKIKSTFLATISAISLFATVQSEAVEIEMGVWQPGSVGNYRANPIGDFESILDNYTLGKSTDGTWFGTFCIEKNEYFTPGDTYQVEFNDGAISGGVSGAVGGKDIISKGTAYLYKNYALGTLAGLDYGSSSALYNLQNAIWYLEGETRIGMNPGSSFSSFIDIAMNGLGLDLSGIKSDYTGNQVQVMNLTSRGGTLQHQDQLVLVSVPDSGSTIALLGLATFGLAAVGRRRNKK, encoded by the coding sequence ATGAAAATCAAAAGTACTTTTCTCGCCACAATATCAGCTATCTCGCTCTTCGCCACCGTGCAGTCTGAAGCTGTCGAGATAGAGATGGGAGTCTGGCAGCCAGGATCCGTCGGCAACTACCGAGCCAACCCAATCGGTGATTTCGAGAGTATTCTCGATAACTATACTCTCGGCAAGTCGACCGATGGCACTTGGTTTGGAACCTTCTGCATCGAGAAAAACGAATACTTCACTCCGGGAGACACCTACCAAGTCGAGTTTAATGACGGAGCCATTTCCGGAGGCGTCTCCGGAGCCGTAGGAGGCAAGGACATCATCTCTAAAGGGACGGCGTACCTGTATAAAAACTACGCTTTGGGTACCTTAGCTGGCTTGGACTACGGATCAAGCTCCGCTCTGTACAACCTCCAGAATGCAATCTGGTACCTTGAAGGAGAAACCCGGATCGGAATGAACCCAGGCAGCAGCTTCAGTAGCTTCATCGATATCGCCATGAATGGACTGGGACTAGATCTGTCAGGAATCAAGAGCGACTACACCGGGAACCAAGTTCAAGTAATGAACCTGACCAGCCGTGGCGGAACGCTCCAGCATCAAGACCAGCTTGTCCTGGTCAGCGTACCCGATAGCGGCTCTACAATCGCTCTACTCGGCCTAGCCACTTTTGGTTTGGCAGCAGTAGGCAGACGTCGTAACAAAAAGTAG
- a CDS encoding dihydroorotase, which yields MSAIWIKNGRIIDPKTERDELGDLFIVDGKIAEKPSQDILDTAETIDAEGLVVAPGLVDLHVHFRVPGQKHKETIQSGTAAAAAGGFTSVVCMPNTSPSVDNTGTVQLIKDIVDKEAVVNVFPTGTITMGRQGEALAPTGSLSRSGIVAITDGGKCVQNAGLMRRAVQYAHMFGIPVIDHCQDYQLSGDGVMNEGFVSTKLGLKGIHKGAEDIIVARDIVLSTHTKAHIHLQHISSKLAVEIIRRAKSRGINITAEATPHHIDLTDSEIESFNTNFKMNPPLREEEDRLALIEALEDGTIDCIATGHAPHTDYEKDVEFDYAPFGVIGLETALSVTLGQFYHSKRLSLAKALSFLTYKPSEILHLNKGTLGVGADGDVILFDPDETWTPKFRGFFSKSSNSPWLDRELKGKVKKTIVSGKLVFDGSEILANG from the coding sequence ATGTCTGCCATCTGGATCAAAAACGGCCGCATCATAGACCCCAAAACCGAACGCGACGAACTTGGCGACCTCTTCATCGTCGACGGGAAAATAGCCGAAAAACCTAGTCAGGATATATTGGATACAGCCGAGACCATCGACGCAGAAGGCCTTGTCGTTGCGCCTGGCCTGGTCGACTTGCATGTCCACTTCCGAGTACCCGGCCAAAAGCATAAAGAAACAATCCAAAGCGGTACCGCCGCCGCCGCGGCGGGTGGATTCACCTCAGTGGTCTGCATGCCGAACACTTCGCCCTCCGTCGACAACACCGGCACGGTTCAGCTCATCAAGGACATCGTAGACAAGGAAGCCGTCGTTAACGTGTTTCCGACCGGAACGATCACCATGGGAAGACAAGGTGAAGCGCTCGCCCCGACAGGCTCGCTTTCCCGCTCAGGGATTGTTGCGATCACTGATGGAGGTAAGTGCGTACAAAACGCTGGATTGATGCGGCGCGCAGTTCAGTACGCCCACATGTTCGGAATCCCAGTCATAGACCATTGCCAAGATTATCAACTCTCTGGCGACGGGGTGATGAACGAAGGATTCGTATCCACAAAACTAGGGCTCAAGGGTATACACAAAGGAGCGGAGGACATAATTGTTGCAAGGGACATCGTTCTTTCAACTCACACCAAGGCCCACATACATCTGCAGCACATCAGCTCTAAGCTGGCCGTAGAAATTATACGCAGAGCCAAATCCCGTGGCATCAATATCACGGCAGAAGCAACTCCGCACCATATTGATCTTACCGACTCGGAGATCGAAAGCTTCAACACGAACTTCAAGATGAACCCGCCACTTCGCGAAGAAGAGGACCGACTGGCGCTCATCGAAGCTCTGGAGGACGGGACCATCGACTGTATCGCGACCGGCCACGCCCCTCATACCGACTACGAGAAAGACGTCGAATTCGATTATGCCCCATTCGGTGTGATAGGTCTTGAGACAGCCCTATCCGTAACCCTCGGTCAGTTTTATCACAGCAAGCGACTTTCTCTGGCTAAAGCCCTGTCCTTCCTCACCTATAAACCGTCTGAGATTCTACACCTCAATAAGGGAACCTTGGGTGTCGGAGCGGACGGAGATGTTATACTATTCGATCCTGATGAAACTTGGACTCCAAAGTTCAGAGGGTTCTTCAGCAAATCGAGCAACTCACCCTGGCTAGACCGTGAACTGAAAGGGAAAGTGAAAAAGACTATCGTTTCAGGTAAGCTCGTTTTCGATGGATCAGAAATCTTAGCCAACGGCTAA
- a CDS encoding aspartate carbamoyltransferase catalytic subunit, translating to MPWNRKDLISIEQLSAEEINTIFETADAFKKVLGRKTAKTPALRGKNVVNLFFENSTRTRVAFEMAAKRLSADVTSLDMKTSSTAKGETLRDTVENIRALQADIIIIRHSAPGSAGYIAKILDIPVLNAGDGAHEHPTQALLDCFTLREKWGSLKGRKVAILGDILYSRVARSNIWAMQKLGAEVTLVGPSTLVPKQFEKLGVKVSHELKPALADKDAVMLLRIQHERQNASAFPSLNEYKSMFGLNADRFSWLKKDAIIMHPGPINRGVEIDSDLADCSQSVILEQVTNGLAVRMAALYLCNGGSAEAAIA from the coding sequence GTGCCCTGGAACCGAAAAGACCTAATTTCCATCGAGCAACTCTCCGCCGAGGAGATCAATACGATCTTCGAAACGGCTGACGCCTTTAAGAAAGTCTTGGGAAGAAAGACCGCGAAAACCCCAGCCTTGCGCGGCAAGAACGTGGTTAATCTCTTCTTCGAAAACTCGACTCGCACCCGCGTGGCGTTCGAAATGGCGGCAAAACGCCTATCCGCAGATGTCACCTCCCTCGACATGAAGACCTCCTCCACAGCCAAAGGGGAAACGCTTCGCGACACCGTCGAGAATATAAGAGCCCTGCAGGCAGATATCATAATAATCCGCCACTCCGCTCCGGGCTCCGCGGGTTACATCGCCAAGATTCTTGATATCCCCGTTCTCAACGCAGGAGACGGAGCTCACGAACACCCAACTCAAGCCCTTCTGGACTGCTTTACCCTGCGAGAAAAATGGGGCAGCCTGAAAGGCCGAAAAGTGGCGATTCTCGGAGACATTCTTTACTCCCGCGTAGCTCGCTCCAACATCTGGGCCATGCAAAAGCTCGGAGCCGAGGTAACTCTGGTCGGCCCCTCAACTCTGGTTCCCAAGCAATTCGAAAAGTTAGGAGTCAAAGTTTCCCATGAGCTGAAACCTGCCTTGGCTGATAAGGATGCAGTCATGCTTCTTCGAATACAGCACGAGCGCCAAAACGCTTCCGCATTCCCTTCCTTAAACGAGTACAAAAGCATGTTCGGATTGAATGCTGACCGATTCTCGTGGCTGAAGAAAGACGCGATCATCATGCACCCCGGCCCCATCAATCGGGGCGTGGAAATAGATTCCGACCTAGCAGACTGCTCGCAGTCTGTGATTCTGGAACAAGTCACTAACGGTCTCGCAGTAAGAATGGCAGCCCTCTACCTTTGCAACGGCGGCAGCGCTGAAGCAGCCATCGCCTAA
- the pyrR gene encoding bifunctional pyr operon transcriptional regulator/uracil phosphoribosyltransferase PyrR gives MLVKKTIDSEEIVAAIGKMADAIATAHPKADNLVLAGIANGGISLCTLLEKELAKRLGTSIPKAIIDISFHRDDIGQNPITKEVQATHMATDPEDSTIILVDDVLFSGRTVRAAIAEVLTIGRPYQVELAVLVDRGNRRLPFAANYTGIVEDTTPQQKVMVNLDLDKPTESSIEITEA, from the coding sequence GTGCTCGTCAAGAAAACTATTGATTCAGAGGAGATCGTCGCGGCCATCGGAAAAATGGCAGACGCCATCGCAACTGCTCACCCCAAAGCAGATAATCTCGTATTGGCCGGGATCGCAAACGGAGGCATAAGTCTTTGTACCCTCCTAGAGAAAGAACTGGCCAAGCGTCTTGGCACCTCAATCCCCAAAGCCATCATAGATATCTCCTTCCACCGCGACGACATAGGCCAGAATCCGATCACAAAAGAAGTGCAAGCCACCCACATGGCCACCGACCCCGAGGACTCTACCATCATACTTGTCGACGATGTACTGTTTTCGGGTCGCACCGTTAGGGCCGCCATTGCGGAGGTGCTCACCATCGGGAGGCCTTACCAAGTCGAGCTCGCCGTTCTGGTTGACCGAGGAAATCGCCGTCTTCCATTTGCTGCGAACTATACAGGCATCGTGGAGGACACCACCCCTCAGCAGAAAGTCATGGTAAATCTAGATCTTGATAAGCCAACAGAATCCAGCATCGAAATTACCGAAGCCTAA
- a CDS encoding BLUF domain-containing protein, whose protein sequence is MSLYQTIYASSSSSMFGKDELMQMLAKSRESNAKKGITGILLYKDGNFMQVIEGEEVEVNKLLEKISADPRHKRILRLHSRRIKKREFTDWSMAFRDLDDLDLHKYPGYSDFLNMPLDSPAFEEDSSLVHKLIANFVRINR, encoded by the coding sequence ATGTCCCTCTACCAAACCATATATGCCAGTTCCTCATCTAGCATGTTCGGCAAAGATGAGCTCATGCAGATGCTCGCCAAGAGTAGGGAGAGCAACGCCAAGAAAGGAATTACCGGGATCCTTCTCTACAAAGATGGCAACTTCATGCAGGTCATCGAAGGAGAGGAAGTAGAGGTCAACAAACTGCTGGAAAAGATCTCGGCCGATCCGCGACACAAACGGATTTTGAGGCTACACAGCAGACGCATCAAAAAACGGGAGTTCACCGATTGGTCGATGGCTTTCAGGGATCTAGACGATCTAGATCTACATAAATACCCCGGTTACAGCGACTTTCTGAATATGCCTTTGGATAGCCCCGCGTTCGAGGAAGATTCCAGTCTCGTTCACAAGCTCATCGCCAACTTCGTCCGCATAAACCGTTAA
- a CDS encoding cupin domain-containing protein, which produces MKIVNTDDLQETDWSSPSGKFEGAGKQVSEALGRVRESTDLNLRHPFDVEILRVPPGKIPYPYHSHSAQWEYYQVVSGSGKVRHQEGVDPIKAGDAFIFKPDEPHQIINDSEADLTIIVVADNPLGESCHYPDSGKWLVRSPQRTIIRSENLDYFDGED; this is translated from the coding sequence ATGAAAATAGTGAATACAGACGACTTGCAGGAAACAGATTGGTCCTCCCCTTCGGGAAAGTTCGAAGGAGCTGGCAAACAAGTGTCTGAAGCCCTTGGCCGAGTTCGCGAATCAACCGACCTGAATCTCCGCCATCCCTTCGATGTGGAAATTCTCCGCGTTCCTCCGGGCAAAATTCCATATCCCTACCATTCTCACAGCGCTCAATGGGAATACTACCAAGTCGTGTCTGGCTCCGGCAAAGTCCGCCACCAGGAGGGAGTCGATCCAATCAAAGCTGGAGACGCTTTCATCTTCAAACCAGACGAACCACATCAGATAATCAACGATAGCGAGGCCGACTTGACCATAATCGTAGTCGCCGACAATCCGCTCGGAGAATCTTGCCACTATCCAGACTCAGGCAAATGGCTAGTGAGATCTCCGCAAAGGACGATCATACGGTCCGAGAACTTGGATTACTTCGACGGGGAAGATTAA
- a CDS encoding GNAT family N-acetyltransferase → MKVYYSEQRDLDETKVVALYEANNWSAAKVPEKLLLALRDSHYLISAWCDERLIGLGNSISDGHLVVYYPHLLVLPEFQGKGVGSEILRRLKLHYEGFHMHMLTADGKAVDFYQRQGFERAGATQPMWIYDGQDH, encoded by the coding sequence ATGAAGGTATATTACTCCGAACAAAGGGACCTGGACGAAACGAAGGTCGTGGCCCTTTACGAAGCCAACAATTGGTCAGCGGCCAAGGTTCCCGAGAAGCTCTTGCTCGCCTTACGCGACTCGCACTATCTGATTTCCGCTTGGTGCGACGAAAGGCTTATCGGACTTGGAAACTCTATTTCCGATGGACACCTAGTAGTCTACTACCCACACCTGCTAGTCCTGCCCGAATTCCAAGGAAAAGGAGTGGGCTCCGAAATCCTTCGCCGGCTGAAGCTACACTACGAAGGATTTCACATGCATATGCTCACCGCAGACGGAAAGGCGGTCGATTTCTACCAACGCCAAGGCTTCGAGAGAGCAGGAGCCACCCAGCCCATGTGGATCTACGACGGCCAGGACCATTGA
- a CDS encoding PLD nuclease N-terminal domain-containing protein — protein MQDANTLPAIFLILYFAFLAFSIFAAFALFGLWIWMLIDCLKNEPDNGNEKVIWILVLILLQWIGALLYYFIRRRERLKKQHLDSAKPSTPQTDGT, from the coding sequence ATGCAGGACGCCAACACCCTTCCCGCCATCTTCCTAATTCTGTATTTCGCCTTTCTGGCCTTCTCCATCTTCGCGGCCTTCGCCCTCTTCGGTCTTTGGATCTGGATGCTGATCGATTGCCTGAAAAACGAACCTGACAATGGAAATGAGAAGGTCATTTGGATTCTAGTGCTAATCCTCCTCCAGTGGATCGGAGCCCTTCTCTACTACTTCATCCGCCGACGGGAACGTCTCAAAAAGCAACACCTCGACTCGGCCAAACCTTCCACGCCGCAAACCGACGGCACCTAA
- a CDS encoding helicase C-terminal domain-containing protein, which yields MQINAAQRQVSLSVGEFSAFSPFAKIGFGGISALWRAQLGTEWHQRIQSESDAAGEGMQNEVTIGGSLKWRNWTLDLSGRIDQLKQEKNQTRLREIKTISEPLPLSRDSILERYPSYPIQLLTYRELLIQKHSFDSLPAEEIGKRFDLELLFVEISSGLTQCLRLDKSYDALLVDQLDALVDYLEAQQERLAKLHSLTVHPIYDVPRPGQESIQADLAKAFENSQIALLEAPTGYGKTGVAWEYAARRLAAGQCDRVLYLTSKSTGQTEALTRLRALIDKSEKSDEPAATFWHIRNKQEHCIHHEFRCSRQTCPYLSELEEKWKRSGLQRLYLLSHEELDLVTLKAEGRVTGICPYEIMRAGLGLRDIWIGDYNYLFSPSSARLLDDQPNFDPQRTFLIIDEAHNLPSRVSSAYTFEFSAHPIYAALDDIRENKGPAPLLAQLKTLASVIMGASPSQERRGSKADHSIDPVTEADFRHKLAKIADHLSSEALPYEELQPDTLEQLFKLSSAQAAQKRGELQFQLWTPAAGSIRMECIDASQLIASQLSRYNGSLFLSATLSPIESYLDETGLAPGPDQALGNIARLSPPAPWREEAYDVAIDLRVDTRFKSRSHHLATTAASIASAAESAGPAIAFFPSYAYAQQAKEMLQLNHPELRVAIQPRSGGSLADRNAYLEETLAFHDVLILILGSSYAEGVDTLGGKAGVAIVVSPALPEMNFIQEAKRQLHDQKANNGFERAYLHPGIQKVNQALGRLVRSPEHRVKALLHCQRFAEPKTLKLLDPLYRSRKYIHEEKDLENWLSR from the coding sequence ATGCAGATCAACGCCGCCCAACGACAAGTCTCGCTCAGCGTAGGCGAATTTTCCGCGTTCAGCCCCTTCGCCAAAATCGGGTTCGGGGGGATTTCCGCACTATGGCGAGCCCAACTGGGCACCGAATGGCATCAGCGGATCCAGTCCGAATCAGACGCAGCAGGTGAAGGCATGCAGAACGAGGTCACAATCGGGGGCAGCCTAAAATGGCGAAACTGGACCCTCGACCTATCCGGACGCATCGACCAACTCAAGCAGGAGAAAAACCAGACGCGCCTGCGGGAAATCAAAACGATCTCGGAGCCGCTACCTCTTTCCCGAGACTCCATTCTGGAGCGTTACCCGAGCTACCCGATCCAGCTCCTAACCTATCGCGAGCTTCTTATCCAGAAGCACAGTTTCGACTCCTTGCCTGCCGAGGAGATCGGCAAGCGTTTCGACCTGGAGCTCCTCTTCGTGGAAATCAGTTCCGGCCTGACCCAATGCCTTCGTCTCGACAAGAGCTACGACGCCCTGCTGGTCGATCAGCTGGATGCCTTGGTTGACTACCTCGAGGCCCAACAAGAACGGCTAGCTAAGCTCCATTCTCTCACCGTTCACCCCATTTACGATGTTCCCCGACCCGGACAGGAATCCATCCAAGCCGATCTCGCAAAAGCCTTCGAAAATTCGCAAATCGCGCTTCTCGAAGCCCCCACCGGTTACGGCAAAACGGGAGTCGCTTGGGAATACGCAGCCCGCAGGCTGGCAGCAGGCCAATGCGACAGGGTTCTCTACCTGACTTCCAAAAGCACCGGCCAAACCGAAGCCCTTACTCGCTTGCGGGCACTTATAGACAAAAGCGAAAAGTCCGACGAGCCGGCCGCCACTTTCTGGCACATTCGCAACAAACAAGAGCACTGCATCCACCACGAGTTTCGCTGTTCTCGTCAAACTTGCCCTTACCTCTCCGAACTGGAGGAAAAATGGAAACGCAGCGGGCTGCAGCGCCTCTACCTCTTGTCCCATGAAGAGCTGGACCTAGTGACGCTCAAAGCGGAAGGCCGCGTCACCGGGATATGTCCCTACGAGATCATGCGAGCCGGGTTGGGACTGCGGGACATTTGGATCGGCGACTACAACTATCTCTTCTCCCCATCCTCCGCCAGATTGCTCGACGACCAGCCAAACTTCGACCCGCAGCGGACCTTCCTTATAATCGACGAAGCGCACAACCTTCCGTCGCGAGTATCGTCTGCCTACACCTTCGAATTTTCAGCCCACCCTATCTACGCGGCACTGGACGATATCCGCGAAAATAAAGGACCTGCTCCGCTCTTGGCCCAGCTCAAGACCTTGGCCAGCGTGATAATGGGAGCGAGCCCCAGCCAAGAAAGACGAGGCTCAAAAGCCGATCATTCCATTGATCCCGTCACGGAAGCGGATTTTCGACACAAGCTAGCTAAAATAGCGGACCACCTTTCCAGCGAAGCCTTGCCCTACGAGGAATTACAGCCGGATACCTTGGAGCAGCTTTTCAAGCTCAGCTCCGCTCAAGCCGCCCAGAAACGAGGGGAATTGCAATTCCAACTCTGGACGCCGGCCGCCGGCTCCATCCGTATGGAATGCATCGACGCATCACAATTGATCGCGTCGCAGCTTTCCCGATACAACGGATCGCTCTTTCTGTCGGCTACGCTCTCTCCGATCGAATCCTACTTGGACGAAACAGGGCTCGCACCTGGCCCCGATCAAGCTTTGGGCAATATAGCCCGCCTTTCTCCACCCGCGCCTTGGCGAGAGGAGGCCTACGACGTCGCGATCGACCTACGAGTGGACACACGATTCAAGTCCCGCAGTCACCACTTGGCAACTACAGCTGCCAGCATCGCTTCGGCTGCAGAATCCGCCGGACCGGCGATCGCCTTTTTTCCGAGCTACGCATACGCCCAACAGGCCAAGGAGATGCTGCAGCTTAACCATCCGGAGCTACGAGTTGCCATACAACCTCGATCAGGAGGCAGTCTCGCCGACAGAAACGCCTACTTGGAAGAAACCTTAGCATTTCACGACGTATTGATCCTAATCCTCGGATCTTCTTACGCCGAAGGCGTCGATACCTTGGGCGGGAAAGCAGGGGTCGCCATCGTGGTCAGCCCCGCCCTGCCGGAAATGAATTTTATCCAAGAAGCAAAACGGCAGCTCCACGACCAGAAAGCCAACAACGGTTTCGAAAGAGCCTACCTACACCCTGGAATTCAAAAAGTTAACCAGGCTCTCGGCCGACTGGTCAGATCCCCTGAGCACCGGGTAAAGGCCCTTCTGCACTGCCAACGCTTCGCGGAACCCAAGACGCTGAAGCTACTAGATCCACTGTATCGATCTAGAAAATACATCCACGAGGAGAAGGACCTCGAAAACTGGCTCTCCAGATAA
- a CDS encoding dihydrofolate reductase — protein MSRITLIAAQSLDGFIARPDRPGTDFCSEADAAFLRSSLQNFDSMIMGRKTYETLRQRIQSSSSTRFLRKVVTRNPSDFEDEERPGLIEFTNLSPTQIQAELAKRGRKMTALLGGGQIYTHFLASGLVEELWITIEPILFGAGTPLLTKELELNLQLFESSQLSETSVLLKYKLGK, from the coding sequence GTGTCTCGAATAACACTGATCGCCGCCCAATCGCTCGACGGATTCATCGCCCGCCCAGATCGCCCAGGGACGGATTTTTGCAGCGAGGCAGATGCCGCCTTCCTGAGAAGCAGCCTACAGAATTTCGATTCCATGATCATGGGGCGAAAGACCTACGAGACTTTGCGTCAGAGAATTCAAAGCTCCTCCTCGACCCGCTTTTTGAGAAAAGTCGTTACCCGGAACCCATCCGATTTCGAAGATGAGGAGCGGCCCGGCCTGATAGAATTTACCAACCTGTCACCCACTCAAATCCAAGCAGAGCTAGCGAAACGTGGACGAAAGATGACCGCGTTACTCGGAGGCGGGCAAATCTACACTCACTTTCTCGCTAGCGGTTTGGTCGAGGAGTTGTGGATCACTATCGAGCCGATCCTGTTTGGGGCGGGCACCCCTCTGCTAACTAAGGAGCTGGAGCTGAATCTGCAGCTGTTCGAGTCAAGCCAGCTCAGCGAAACCAGCGTGCTGCTGAAGTACAAGCTAGGGAAGTAG